A stretch of the Acidilobus sp. 7A genome encodes the following:
- a CDS encoding class I SAM-dependent methyltransferase, producing MAQGINMKESDFRDLELKLRLDSDSAGVSRIDFEDGLVLYSVLFTHLSGASGAKVLDLGSAMGYSTLWISKALEEACSGPCDVIAAELRGERVRAAQDFFKGVELRSARVSFVEGDAVSLLEGIDDESVDAAFVDVHVSLYPKVAELLLRKLRRGGVAMFHNAIRPPPPAETFQVLSRTGWRFAVVPTLEGILITRKP from the coding sequence TTGGCCCAGGGCATCAACATGAAGGAGAGCGACTTCAGGGACCTGGAGCTCAAGCTCAGGCTTGACTCGGACTCGGCCGGCGTGAGCAGGATAGACTTCGAGGACGGCCTCGTCCTCTACTCGGTGCTCTTCACCCACCTGAGCGGGGCCTCAGGAGCCAAGGTGCTCGACCTTGGCTCAGCCATGGGGTACTCTACCCTCTGGATATCAAAGGCCCTCGAGGAGGCCTGCTCAGGCCCGTGTGACGTCATAGCTGCCGAGCTGAGGGGCGAGAGGGTGAGGGCTGCCCAGGACTTCTTCAAGGGTGTGGAGCTCAGGAGCGCGAGGGTCTCCTTCGTAGAGGGCGACGCCGTGAGCCTCCTGGAGGGAATTGATGATGAGAGCGTTGACGCAGCCTTCGTTGACGTCCACGTGAGCCTCTACCCTAAGGTGGCCGAGCTCCTCCTGAGGAAGCTGAGGCGCGGCGGGGTGGCCATGTTCCACAACGCCATAAGGCCCCCTCCCCCAGCTGAGACCTTCCAGGTGCTCAGCCGCACTGGCTGGCGCTTCGCTGTGGTGCCGACGCTGGAGGGCATACTGATAACTAGGAAGCCCTAG
- a CDS encoding winged helix-turn-helix domain-containing protein, with translation MARKGLGFRDWDHMLWWLFVGTRGGEMRLRIAEQIIKGPANANQLAEALGVNYRTIRHHLEILMEAGLVESEGPRYGQLYYPSKDLTESLERVRRMMKEGGRPWR, from the coding sequence ATGGCTAGGAAGGGCCTCGGCTTCAGGGACTGGGACCACATGCTGTGGTGGCTGTTCGTCGGCACCAGGGGAGGGGAGATGAGGCTCAGGATCGCCGAGCAGATAATCAAGGGGCCTGCCAACGCTAACCAGCTGGCCGAGGCCCTGGGCGTCAACTACAGGACCATTAGGCACCACCTTGAGATCCTCATGGAGGCGGGACTTGTGGAGAGCGAGGGGCCTAGGTACGGGCAGCTCTACTACCCCTCGAAGGACCTGACCGAGTCGCTGGAGAGGGTGAGGAGGATGATGAAGGAGGGTGGGAGGCCTTGGCGCTGA
- the dnaG gene encoding DNA primase DnaG codes for MLKYLIRASFEVDGRVEKHDIIGAVFGQTEGLLGSEFNLEELQNKDKIGRVHIDLKYQGTKTVGEMQIPSNLDRVETVILAAMIETVDKVGPYSARITVESIEDLRAEKLKWIVQRARELLQSVKEQEPDIKEIVRQVSQKAEAQPRVIEYGEDRLPAGPEVERSDTIIIVEGRADVINLGRYGYANTIAIGGAKERVPKTILDVAKGKKVILFVDGDRGGEMIMRTVLSQMHVDYVARAPKGMEVEQLTGKEIARALAQMVPAEEAMKQLGMVPAQPEAAPQPAEQAAVQQPAPQEAAQVQQPAQPAEQAAQQPQAEQAVQQAPQQPEAAPQPAQQAGVASLIMPKQVLDSMKELKGTLEAVAYDRSWNEVARLKVKDLFNWMQQVESGKVYAVVFDGIITQRLLDAASEKGVALLIGARIGSRVSSRKGDVVFMTFSDIV; via the coding sequence TTGCTGAAGTACCTGATAAGGGCATCGTTTGAAGTGGACGGTAGGGTTGAGAAGCACGACATAATAGGGGCCGTCTTCGGGCAGACCGAGGGGCTCCTGGGGTCTGAGTTCAACCTGGAGGAGCTTCAGAACAAGGACAAGATAGGGAGGGTTCACATAGACCTCAAGTACCAGGGCACAAAGACCGTCGGCGAGATGCAGATACCGAGCAATCTTGACAGGGTTGAGACCGTAATACTTGCGGCCATGATAGAGACCGTCGACAAGGTGGGCCCCTACAGCGCCAGGATAACCGTTGAGTCCATAGAGGACCTGAGGGCCGAGAAGCTTAAGTGGATAGTTCAGAGGGCCCGCGAGCTCCTGCAGAGCGTCAAGGAGCAGGAGCCTGACATAAAGGAGATAGTCAGGCAGGTCTCGCAGAAGGCCGAGGCCCAGCCCAGGGTGATAGAGTACGGCGAGGACAGGCTGCCGGCTGGGCCTGAGGTTGAGAGGTCGGACACCATAATAATAGTTGAGGGCAGGGCCGACGTCATAAACCTCGGCAGGTACGGCTACGCCAACACCATAGCCATAGGCGGAGCAAAGGAGAGGGTGCCGAAGACAATACTTGACGTGGCCAAAGGCAAGAAGGTCATACTCTTCGTCGACGGCGACAGGGGCGGCGAGATGATAATGAGGACCGTGCTCTCGCAGATGCACGTTGACTATGTGGCCAGGGCTCCCAAGGGGATGGAGGTAGAGCAGCTCACGGGGAAGGAGATAGCCAGGGCCCTGGCCCAGATGGTACCAGCGGAGGAGGCCATGAAGCAGCTTGGCATGGTCCCTGCGCAGCCTGAGGCCGCTCCTCAGCCGGCCGAGCAGGCAGCTGTGCAGCAGCCGGCCCCCCAGGAGGCTGCCCAGGTTCAGCAGCCTGCTCAGCCGGCCGAGCAGGCCGCCCAACAGCCCCAGGCCGAGCAGGCGGTCCAGCAGGCCCCTCAGCAGCCTGAGGCCGCTCCTCAGCCGGCTCAGCAGGCGGGCGTCGCCTCCCTGATAATGCCGAAGCAGGTCCTCGACAGCATGAAGGAGCTCAAGGGCACTCTTGAGGCGGTCGCCTATGACAGGTCCTGGAACGAGGTGGCGAGGCTTAAGGTAAAGGACCTGTTCAACTGGATGCAGCAGGTGGAGTCCGGCAAGGTCTACGCTGTAGTCTTTGATGGCATAATAACCCAGAGGCTCCTGGACGCGGCCTCCGAGAAGGGCGTCGCCCTTCTCATAGGTGCCAGGATAGGCAGCAGGGTCTCCTCGAGGAAGGGCGACGTGGTCTTCATGACCTTTAGCGACATCGTGTGA
- a CDS encoding LysE family transporter has translation MDPLRLVALTVAISASGALSPGPLSTAAMINGARWSWRAGLRMAAGHMTFELPFVVAIGMAAYELRWALGLPAVRYGLGALMGAFIAYFSATTILDGLRYLRGRQAAQVDPPASGPYFSGLALTALNPFFLLWWLTVGMALVELASTMGLLLGYAVMYPSHVWMDFAWLTLLSSLGHQGRRLSGKSYGALLVALAAVMAVAGAYALSALL, from the coding sequence ATGGACCCACTGAGGCTCGTCGCCCTCACCGTTGCCATAAGCGCCAGCGGTGCCCTCTCGCCCGGTCCCCTGTCGACGGCCGCGATGATTAACGGCGCCAGGTGGTCGTGGAGGGCTGGCCTAAGGATGGCGGCCGGTCACATGACTTTTGAGCTCCCGTTCGTCGTCGCCATTGGCATGGCCGCCTACGAGCTGAGGTGGGCCCTGGGGCTCCCGGCCGTCAGGTATGGCCTAGGGGCCCTCATGGGGGCATTCATAGCCTACTTCTCCGCGACGACCATCCTGGACGGCCTAAGGTACCTCAGGGGCCGGCAGGCTGCTCAGGTGGACCCGCCGGCCTCGGGGCCGTACTTCTCAGGCCTCGCCCTCACGGCCCTCAACCCGTTCTTCCTGCTCTGGTGGCTCACAGTGGGCATGGCGCTCGTGGAACTGGCCTCAACGATGGGGCTCCTGCTTGGCTACGCAGTGATGTACCCCAGCCACGTCTGGATGGACTTCGCCTGGCTCACCCTGCTCTCCTCCCTCGGCCACCAGGGTAGGAGGCTGTCAGGCAAGAGCTACGGGGCGCTCCTCGTGGCCCTGGCAGCTGTAATGGCTGTCGCCGGCGCCTACGCCCTCTCCGCGCTCCTCTAG